One genomic window of Medicago truncatula cultivar Jemalong A17 chromosome 1, MtrunA17r5.0-ANR, whole genome shotgun sequence includes the following:
- the LOC25485568 gene encoding uncharacterized protein — MGNCFVKSEKLTAEIIPRDVAKVYPTVRLYGSPKSILTTYIRFALLHKSVSLDFVPSSETLRDHFGSDPDGHVTLQVGSESVTGSREKVLRFMEARFPNLVTAAGGGGVEEGKLPVMVTLTRLQHKSMLWHVERVLRWAEDLVKRGGKKAVDPSVGSPKMEIRKFARSYSELLEVMMEHARMEETLLFPFFDRADRGLSKAAKEEHARDLPLMNGIKEIIKSVGVLDSGSPDFQEALYNLSARLKLLLGQCKQHFKEEEVDLLPLMEALELSKDQEETALDQCFDLMHGTHGRLLKFFLEGLQPRDSMKYLDLISMCSNQDKMESMLQMIVM, encoded by the exons ATGGGAAACTGTTTTGTTAAGTCGGAGAAATTAACGGCTGAGATTATACCTCGCGACGTAGCTAAAGTCTATCCAACCGTCCGTTTATACGGTTCACCAAAAAGCATTCTCACTACTTACATTCGTTTCGCTCTTCTTCACAAATCCGTTTCATTGGATTTCGTTCCCTCATCCGAAACTCTACGAGATCATTTCGGATCCGACCCGGATGGACACGTCACTCTTCAAGTTGGATCCGAAAGTGTTACGGGTTCGCGGGAGAAGGTGTTGCGGTTTATGGAGGCGCGGTTTCCGAATTTGGTGACGGCGGCCGGCGGTGGTGGTGTGGAAGAGGGAAAATTGCCGGTGATGGTTACGCTGACGAGGTTGCAGCATAAGAGTATGTTGTGGCATGTGGAGAGGGTTTTGAGGTGGGCGGAAGATCTTGTGAAACGTGGAGGGAAAAAGGCCGTTGATCCTTCTGTGGGGAGTCCGAAGATGGAGATAAGGAAATTCGCGAGAAGCTATTCGGAGTTGTTGGAAGTTATGATGGAACATGCTCGGATGGAAGAGACTCTTCTCTTCCCTTTCTTTGATCGTGCTGATCGAG GGCTCTCTAAAGCTGCAAAAGAGGAACATGCCAGGGACCTACCTCTCATGAATGGCATCAAAGAAATCATCAAATCTGTTGGTGTTTTGGACTCGGGAAGCCCTGATTTTCAAGAGGCTTTGTACAACCTTTCTGCTCGCCTCAAGTTATTGCTG GGGCAGTGCAAACAACATTTCAAGGAAGAGGAAGTGGATTTACTTCCACTAATGGAGGCATTGGAGTTAAGCAAAGATCAAGAAGAGACTGCACTAGATCAATGTTTTGATCTGATGCATGGAACACACGGCCGTTTATTAAAGTTTTTTCTTGAAGGGCTTCAACCTCGTGATTCTATGAAGTACTTGGACTTGATTAGCATGTGTAGTAACCAAGATAAAATGGAATCGATGCTTCAAATGATAGTCATGTGA